Sequence from the Bubalus kerabau isolate K-KA32 ecotype Philippines breed swamp buffalo chromosome 17, PCC_UOA_SB_1v2, whole genome shotgun sequence genome:
AATTGGCAGTGCCAGCTGTGAAGTCTGGACTTTTGCCAGAGGTGGTCAGTATAGATCAAGGATAGACATGGGAATCAGAAGAGGATTGTCAATCAGGGTGATGGAAAGCAGTCAGGGCATATCTCCCAAACTGATATTCAGAAAGCTGGAGTGTGAGATCAGGGTATGAGGTgggtggggaaagaggagagagagcttGCCGTGGGCTAAGGCAGTGGGATTGACTCTGCTTGGTTGCCCTTTGTCAGGGCCAGAAAGCTCCCCCGCCAGAGACCATTCCTGAAAGAGGTGAACTGGAGGGTCAGACGCCCTCCAAGGAGTACTTGATGAAGGACCTGCTGGAAGACACAGGAGTGACAAGAACCCTTTCGTCTCAAGAGCCTGAACTTCTGCACGATCGTGGTGAGTATTAAAAACTTGGAGACTACAGGAAGTACTGCCTGCCTCCACTGATGTCCAGGAAGGGATACCCAGGATTTCCATCCCTTGGTGTTGTGGCATAGGAGTTGGGTCTTCAATGCCAACCTTCTCCATCGTCAACGTTCCAGAGTGTTTCATCAGCTAGACCCTTAGGTACTTTCGATGCTGTGAAGACTGTAGCCAAGATTAGGGATGGTTCCAATAAGACTGGCACCATGGAAAATGCTCCTTGATAAATATGTTGCTGAGTCTCTTCTTTCAGAAGATtctgggagggcagggagagaggggagagtcCCTAGGAAGGAAGTGATACTTCAAATGTGGCCCTTGAACCCTTTCCTCTTGTTTTCCAGAGAGAGATGTTTCCACTCCAAGTGGATCCAGACGAGGCCCTCTGGAGAATCACAGACGTAACAAAAGGAAGCGGGAGAGCAGTCCCACTTGCCAAGACGTGGGTCAAGAGGCAGCCACGTGTTTGGACCAAGGAGAGTTCTCAGGACAGCTTGGGTCCCATTCTATTCGTTCATCTGGCACCGTTGGACCCACCAGTCTTCCTGAGGGAGCAGAAACCCCGGGACGGGCACCCTCTGAATGCAGGGTGTGCAAAAAGAGCTTTCCTTGTCAGTCTCAGCTTACCTtgcaccagaggacacacacaggagagaggcCCTTTCAATGCGACATCTGTGCCAGAGGGTTCATACAGCCTTCAGACCTGCGGGTCCACCAGCGGATCCACACTGGCGAGAAGCCCTACAGCTGTGATGTCTGCCTCAGGAAGTTCGCCCACAACTCCACGCTGCGCACTCACAAGAGGACCCACACCCAGGAGAAGCCTTTCCGCTGTGAGCAGTGTGACAGAGCTTTTTGCCACCGAGGGAACCTCAATGTTCACCGACGCACCCACTCTGGGCTCAAGCCCTACGTGTGCCCCGAGTGTCACACAGCCTTCCGTCAGCTGGGGACTTTCAAACGCCACCGGAAAATCCATTCCAGATGACTGGCTCAGGACCCTGCCCTCAGGTCCaggtcttttctgttttaatgagaaaattgagaatgATTTGTCACCTGTGTGATACAAAGTGTGGATGACAGGGGAAGGGCATAGGAGGATCgtggaacccagggttccctcacgTGAATTAGGATATTTGAGAGTATTAGGATATTTGGGTTAtgacttatttttccctttggattttgttttctacattgctATAGactatagttttcattttcatttgtgtattttcagtTGGAGGAGAATTGCCTTACGATGTTAGACTCTGGTTTTCTTACATGTTTTCGCTTTGTGCTTTTCTTGTTCTTCCAATGAAGCTGTGTCTCACTGGTTATCATTACCTCATTATCAGAGTGAGGCTACTGCTGATTGCCTACTTGTCAGGTGTGATTTCCTTGTAAAATGGATTCTCCTAGCAggacagctggagaaggcaatggcactccactccagtactcttgcctggaaaatcccatggatggaagggcctggtgggctacagtccatggggtcgctaagactcagatacgactgagcgacttcactttcacttttccctttcatgcattggagaaggaaatggcaacccactccagtgttcttgcctggagaatcccagtgatggggcagcctggtgggctgccatctatggggcctcacagagtcggacacgactgaagcgacttagtagcagcagcaggatggctaGATTAAATACAGGTTCACCAgtgtaatttaaatttcaaataaacaaacacatttctatcaaagagctgtgtgttttctcttctaaGACTTTGCTACAGTAGGTGATAGCCATGGTTTTGTCTATGTGGccattattatgttgagatatgttccctttgTACTAGTCTAGTTTGGATACTGCTTCCTTAGGTATTGAAAAAAAGAAGGCTTCTTAAATTGATAAGTGTCATTcttttcccctgctgctgctaactgctgctaagttgctccagtcatgtctgacattgtgagaccccatagatggccgctcaccaggctcccctgtccctgggattctccaggcaagaacactggagtgggttgccatttccttctccaatgcatgaaagggaaaagtgggagtgaagtcgcttggtagtggctgactcttagcgaccccatggactgtagcccaccaggctcctccatccatgggattttcctggcaagagtactggagtggggtgccattgccttctcctctttttcCCTACTGGTGTACAACCTCTGGTTTCTGTGATGCCTCTCTGAAATGGTTTTTTACAGTTGATCTCATCAGCTGATTTTAGACAAAAGTCTTTGATGACTTATTTcttgagaaaagaaacaagattaGGTAACCCAATTTGATTACAACCATCGGATTACAATTATTGGACTGCTTCACAGTCtccaagcagagagaaaaaattcATTAGATCAGGAAAATCAATCTGTTTCCCCAAGAAATGCCATCCATGAActctaaagtaaataaaatatattagagaAAGTTTACTGCCAAACCAATATGGTGGCCTCTTTAATGGTTAGTCCTGTTGGAGTCTCCACAGGAAATGGAATCTACCCGGATTATCCAAAGTGGTTCCTTCCATGCCCTTTATCCAATCACTGGGATGATGAGGTTATGGCCAGAAACCCCTGGAGTTTCACCCAAGTCTCTATGAATACAGACATTTCAGCTCCAGACACTTTGAGAGCCAGTGCCTGACCTGAGGAGGCTGAAGGCAAGAGACCTGGAAGGGGTAAGTGATGAGTGGGCACGTCCAAGGAGGATGGCTAGAAATCAGGACACACGGGTGGGTTTCAGAAAGATGTTGCTTTCTGTTCATCTTACATTAACTGGGAGACCTTGTGACAGGAGATCTTCCTCTAACCCCACGTTAACAATGGttaatccaggtcttctgccagGGGAGAAAAATGTTTCCACACATGTTGCTGTGAGGTGACTCGTTTTCTTCAGGGGTTTCTGAGCGGCACCCTATGGCCatttaaaaactacatatatgtttattattagttttaagttttttaattccttcattttggctgggctgggtcttctttgctgtgagggctttctctagtcgtagctagtggggactactctctagctgaggggtatgggcttctcattgtggtggcttctcccgtggcagagctgggagtctACAGCTCGTGTTCAGTAGTTGCCCCTCTCAGGCTCaaaagttgtggtgcacaggcttcgagGCAGGCGGGGTCTTCCCatatcaaggatcaaacccatgtccccctgcattggcaggcagattcttatccactggaccaccaaggaagccctatggtCATTTCTGACCAGACAGTTTTATGAAATATTGAATGATTTGAGCAATGGTGTCCAATATATGGGATGTAGGGGAGACAGAAgggtggaaaaaaatgaaaccattgtttctcttttttttttatctccctAGACTGCTCACCAGTGACTTTAATGCtgaggaaaaggagaggaaatctATTTCCATAGGCTTCAACTGGGCACCCACTTCTAGAAGCATTTGCTCAGAGTCCTACTGGAAATTGCCTCCATCAATATGGCTGAGGACCAGCCATTTTTTCAGGGTTCTGGACACATGACAGACAGCCCTGGGGCAGAGTCACCAGCATCCGTGCCACCCCAAGACACACTCATGGAAGAC
This genomic interval carries:
- the LOC129632310 gene encoding zinc finger and SCAN domain-containing protein 5B-like, producing MAENQTRGRGPVADSPGAESPASAPGQDTRRENRDSDLEELRVRFRTFSSSDESDPIKALRRLRELCGLWLRPDLHTKEEMVDRLVLEQFVMCVPPEIQVLVKSSSAETCKDLEEVLRKKQKLTKWAVVRVQGEDVLMPVSGVEMLGSEVSEGHSEGDRAREPQPTVSVIPPDEGQQESQDGQHLPGAKDLSRGQGQKAPPPETIPERGELEGQTPSKEYLMKDLLEDTGVTRTLSSQEPELLHDRERDVSTPSGSRRGPLENHRRNKRKRESSPTCQDVGQEAATCLDQGEFSGQLGSHSIRSSGTVGPTSLPEGAETPGRAPSECRVCKKSFPCQSQLTLHQRTHTGERPFQCDICARGFIQPSDLRVHQRIHTGEKPYSCDVCLRKFAHNSTLRTHKRTHTQEKPFRCEQCDRAFCHRGNLNVHRRTHSGLKPYVCPECHTAFRQLGTFKRHRKIHSR